A genome region from Phaenicophaeus curvirostris isolate KB17595 chromosome 10, BPBGC_Pcur_1.0, whole genome shotgun sequence includes the following:
- the GMNC gene encoding geminin coiled-coil domain-containing protein 1 — translation MASREPRSPPPMAGPRAPAPPPLPKDGRSLGRPEAEAAVSGEAGGRCGALGASHGFAPGPEGSSRLPFGPSASRPGSEPDFACPWAAPAGVSKETWAAACAAEEAQTPGEPSSLLPSSLLRAAQLGAQDTAWQGDQLSSQLYRNKQLQDTLLQKEEELARLHEENNNLRQYLNSALIKCLEEKAKKLLSCHGQKNCAVLKSTKRRLKEDHCFVPQETPLASKARRNLFNEFTACEEQASPAVDSWVLQTLGLKDVNTIDETSANYSALSSDFGKDTYCLSRGAEIDYDNGEGMAAAYSCSHVPPANSSTHPCSEDSPFLPEFSSVPCVSSPVPSVSSLPAYGLPYLTGSLSPNKTEVAFTTSLSPHRNVRTHTFHQGQAFVCRGDDGGWRFTWVPKQAE, via the exons ATGGCGTCACGGGAGCCCCGCTCGCCTCCCCCAATGGCCGGGCCCCGCGCTCCCGCGCCTCCGCCGCTGCCCAAAGATGGCCGCTCCCTCGGGCGGCCCGAGGCCGAGGCCGCGGTGTCCGGAGAGGCTGGCGGGCGCTGCGGAGCCCTAGGCGCCTCGCACGGGTTTGCTCCGGGCCCTGAGGGTTCCTCCCGCCTGCCCTTCGGCCCT AGCGCCAGCCGGCCGGGCTCGGAGCCGGACTTCGCCTGCCCCTGGGCCGCCCCCGCCGGGGTTTCCAAGGAGACTTGGGCCGCCGCCTGCGCCGCGGAGGAGGCTCAAACGCCGGGGGAGCCCTCGAGCCTGCTCCCCTCGAGCCTGCTCCGCGCCGCGCAGCTCGGAGCCCAGGACACGGCGTGGCAGGGAGACCAGCTGTCCTCCCAGCTCTACAGAAACAAGCAG CTTCAAGATACCTTGcttcagaaggaagaagaacTTGCTAGGTTACATGAGGAAAATAATAACCTCCGACAATACCTGAATTCTGCCCTGATTAAATGTTTAGAAGAAAAAGCCAAG aaactaCTATCCTGCCATGGCCAAAAAAACTGTGCTGTCCTCAAAAGCACCAAGAGGAGATTAAAAGAGGACCACTGCTTTGTTCCTCAAGAAACTCCTCTTGCTTCCAAAGCTAGAAGGAACCTTTTCAATGAATTCACTGCCTGTGAAGAGCAAGCCAGCCCTGCTGTGGACAGCTGGGTCTTGCAGACTTTAGGATTAAAAGATGTCAACACTATTGATGAAACTTCAGCTAACTACAGTGCCCTATCCTCAGACTTTGGAAAAGACACGTACTGCCTGAGTCGTGGTGCAGAAATAGACTACGACAATGGTGAAGGAATGGCAGCAGCTTATAGCTGCAGCCATGTGCCTCCAGCAAACAGCAGTACCCATCCATGCAGTGAGgactctcccttccttcctgagTTTTCTTCAGTGCCATGTGTCTCTTCACCAGTACCAAGTGTTTCCTCCCTGCCAGCCTACGGGTTGCCTTATTTGACTGGCAGTTTGTCACCCAACAAAACAGAAGTGGCCTTCACAACATCTCTAAGTCCTCACCGCAACGTGAGAACACACACTTTCCACCAAGGACAAGCCTTTGTGTGCAGGGGTGATGATGGAGGATGGAGATTCACTTGGGTGCCCAAGCAGGCTGAATAA